The Polynucleobacter sp. JS-JIR-5-A7 region TAAGTATTTTTTCCAGTATCACCAATAGTGACTTTTACAGTTAAAGGTGCATCACCCTTCTTATTTTCTAGGATGATGGGAATATCCTTTTCTGGAATAACAAACTGAACATTAATTGGATTGAGTTGCGTAATTGTCACCATCGAACCTACGCTCGAGGTGGCAGTAGAGCTTGTTGCAGTAGATACTATATTGCTTGCTTGGACTAGAGAGCCAGGGAACACATTAATAATTCCCGCTCTTCCATTAATGGGCGAGCGTATAGAATCAAAGGAGAGTTGCACCTCCGCAGAGCGAGCAGCAGCTTGTGCAGACTTGGCATTAGCTAAGGATGTCTCCAAGCCAGCCCTAGATATAAAGTTTTTCTCTACCAACTCTTTTGCACGTTGATATTGTTTCTGAGCATCATCAGCCAATGCTTTAAGCCGTTCGTAATTAGCCTTGTCATTGCGATCATCAAGAGTAAAAAGAAGCTGTCCCTCTTTAACTTCTTCGCCATCCTTAATATGAATTTTAGAGACTGTATTGGTTACCATTGGACGGATATCTACAATGCTGTTAGAAACCGTCGTGCCGGTAGCTTCAATAACTAGAGGGATATCTTTCTTCTGTACGACTACGCTAGTAATAACTTGCGGACCTCCAGCTTTTTTTCCTGCTGGGAAAAAGTAATCAAAAGCCTTAGATCCTGCGTACAAAATGATAATAACTATTAGGATGCGCCATTTGTATCGAATCGCAAAGGATTTGACAGTAGCAAAATCGAGCAGCTTTAACTTATCAGTAATGGGCGATAGTTTTTGCCAAAGTGCACACATACGGGCTTTGCCAACATTTTTAAGCTGGCCTAACTTGGCGACTAACTGATCGAGAGAAGATTCTATTTTTGACACAGTCTCGTTTTTCTAAGTTTTTTGTAGTTTAAATGCGGTTTCAGGCTAAATAAAGCTTGCCCATTCTCTCATAAGCGGGCTTTAATCGCGCTGGGCGAGGGCTAATCTAACCTAGGGTAAAAACTCTTCAACACCCTTATTAGCAAGCTGATCAGCCAGCTCGTTTCCGGGGTGACCGTTGTGACCCCTGACCCAGTGCCAAGAAATATCGTGGTCAGGGAGCAAGGCGTCCAATTCTTGCCATAAATCAGCGTTTTTGACTGGATCTTTGCTGGCGGTCTTCCATCCACGCTTTTTCCAGCCCTCAAGCCATTCAGTGACCCCTTTTTGGACATATTGGGAATCCGTCCAAAGCTCAACGGAACTTCGTTGTTTCAAGGCGCGAAGGGCAAAGATCACGGCACAGATTTCCATGCGATTGTTGGTGGTGAGTTTTTCACCGCCATGGATATGTTTCTCATGATTACCTGAACGCAGGACCGCCCCCCATCCTCCTGGCCCGGGGTTACCTTTGCAGGCACCATCGGTATAGATGACGATATGAGGAGGGTGATGTGCTGGTTTGGTATGAGGCATATTGCTAATTTAATTGACCTCAGTCTTGTTCAAGGAATCGCATAATTGATTACGTTCGGCAGCAGGGGCTAACTGGTTGATTGCTGGAAGGCGAACAGATGCCACTTGTCCTATCAGCCTCATGCCTTTGTGACGCTTGATTGCCGAGACGATGAACACTGCACCAAAGATAGGCCACCAACGGTTGCCCATCGGTTCGAGAAAGTCCATGCGGTTCATGGCAGGTTCGCTATGCAAAGGAAATTTGTAACACCCGAAGTGACCACGGTCGAGTGAATAATTCAATAGTTGCAGCCAATCTTTAATACGTAAGAGGCCAATAAATTGGCCATCCCGCGGTAGATAAGGATTGCCAACCAGCCTACTGAGATATTGTCTTGCGCCCCATAAGCTGGCAGGATTAAAACCAGAAATGACCAAGCGACCCTCAGGGAGCAATACTCGATCGACTTCACGCAAAATTTGATGAGGATCGGCAGCAAACTCTAGGACATGAGGCAAAACAATGAGGTCAATACTTTCATTGGCAAAGGGGAGTTCATTCGGGTGACCTTCTATGACACGCCAACTAAAACGGTGAGCATCTTTTCGACTATCTTGTGAGTTCACCAAGAGGGCATGCAAAGGCATGCGGTTTTCGCTCAGGGCGTTAATTTGGGGTAGGCCAATTTGGACGGCATGAAAGCCAAAAACATCCGCAACAATGTGATCAAAGCACTTTTGCTCCCAGCCGAGCACATACTGCCCAGGAGGCGACTGGAGCCACTTCTCCCATGAACTCCAAGGGGGTGCTGGCATCTGCGAAGGAATAGGTGGGGTTGGTATCATCGGTTTATGGATAAGAATACTTTATTGCAAGTTTGGCCGATCCCGGCCTTTGATGACAACTACATCTGGTGCATCCATGATGGAAAGTCAGCCTTGGTGGTTGATCCGGGCGATTCTGGTCCTGTTCTGGATTACCTCTCAAAGTCTGAGCTGACGCTAAAAGGCATTCTGATTACCCATCATCATGCGGACCATACTGGTGGCATTCTCAACTTATTGAATGCATTGGGTCCCCAGATACCGGTATATGGCCCTGCAGGTAACGATATTCCTGGGCGAACTCAAGTGGCAAAAGAGGGCGATCAGTTTGAGATCGATTCCCCGCGTATTAGTCTAAAAGTTTATGAGGTGCCAGGCCATACCCTAAGTCACATCGCTTATTTTGCGGATATGCAATCTAACCTTGTCGAGCCTATGTTGTTTTGTGGCGATACCCTATTTGCTTCTGGGTGCGGACGCTTGTTTGAGGGTACACCAACTCAGATGACAGAGTCTTTAGCCAAGTTTGCTGCACTCCCTAAAAATACATTGGTGTACTGCACCCATGAATACACTTTATCCAATATTCGATTTGCACTTGCAGTCGAGCCAAATAATGCGAACTTAATCTCTTGGTCAGAGCGTGCGCAGAAACTTCGTCAACAAGGTTTGCCAACGCTACCGACAACAATTGGACAAGAGCTACAAGTAAATCCGTTTATGCGCAGTGATCAGGCGGTGGTGATTGCGTCTGCCAAAGCGGCTTCTCATCAAGCAGATCTTCCGAGTCCAGCGCATGTGCTAGCAGTGATTCGTGCTTGGAAAGATCGATTCTGATGCGTTTGATCTTTGCGGCAATCGCGTTTGCCGTTTTTTTATCAGGCTGTGCCAGCACGGGTGTTTGGTCATCGGATACGCCAGCTAAAACAGGGTCTAAAGCATCCAAGGCTACCTCCGTTAATCTGAAGAATCAGTCTGTTAGTAAGGTGTATGCACCTTCTGATAATTTATGGATACGCATTCGGGATGGCTTTCAAATGGAGCCGATGAATACCCCATTAGAGATTGAGCAAGTTCGCTGGTTAAGTGCTCGACCTGATTATGTTAACCGCTCTATGACACGTTCATCGCGTTATCTTTTTTATATTGTGCAAGAAGTCAATGCGCGCAATATGCCAACCGAAATAGCCTTGCTTCCCTTTGTGGAGAGTGCATTTGTTACCCATGCTAAATCGAGTGCAAAAGCGGTTGGCCTGTGGCAATTTATGCCAGCAACTGGAAAAGATTTTCAATTAACGCAAAACGTCTTTCGCGATGAGCGTAGAGACGTCTTGCAATCCACCGATGCTGCTTTGGATTATTTACAGCGTCTCTATAATCAATTTGGTAGTTGGGAGTTGGCTCTCGCAGCTTATAACTGGGGTGCCGGCAATGTTGCTAAAGCCCAAAAACGCAATCTCGCTGCAGGCCTATCAACGGATTATGAGAGTTTGAACATGCCTCGCGAAACCCGCATGTATGTTCCTAAATTGATGGCCTATCGACAGATTGTTTTAGATCCATCGGCTTATGGCATCGTCTTACCAGAATTAGAAAACCACCCTTACTTTGTTGCGCTAGATGTTGGTAATGATATTGATGTTGCCTTGGCGATTAAGTTGGCGGAAATTCCAGAGGATGAATTTCATAGTCTGAACCCCTCATTTAATAAGCCTGTAATTCTGAGTAATGCTAACCAACAAATTTTATTGCCGTTTGGCCACGCAGAAATCTTTCAAGAAAATCTCAAGAAGTACACGAAACCCCTGTCTTCTTGGACCGCAGTGAGGATTAGCAAAACTGAAAGCGTTGATCAAGCTGCCAAAACATTGGGCGTCAGTCCAGAGGCCCTAAGACAGGTGAATGCCATTCCGAGTGGTATGCGTATCAAGGCGGGATCTACCGTGATCATTCCTAAGGTTGGTAATCGTTCAGGAGATGTTTCTTCGGCGATGGCAGACAATGCCAGCCTGAGTCTAGTCAAGCCACCGCCACCCACACCAAATTGCCCCAAACCCGCTAAAGGGGCAAAGAATGCCAAAGCAGTGAAATGCGCCCCAGTCAAGCCAAACAAAGGCGTTGAAACAGTCGCTAAGGCTAAATCTGCGCAAAAAAATGCTGCATCTCAGCATAAATCCGCATCGACAGGACTTGCAAAATCTGCGAAAAATGTTACTTCAGCGTCCTCAAGCGGTAACCCTAGTGCCAAGGGGGCGAGCAAAAACCCGTAATTTCAGAAACTTTTAGATTAGGTTGACCATGTCTTATAAAGCACATCACGAACGCTCGATCAAAGACCCAGACGGATTTTGGGCTGAGCAGGCTAATTTGATTCACTGGGAAAAGCCCTTCGATCAGGTTCTGAACTACGACAACCCGCCATTTACAAAATGGTTTGAAGGTGGCCTAACGAATCTATGCTACAACGCTGTGGATCGTCACTACCAAGTCAACCCAAATCAAATTGCATTAGTAGCGGTTTCTACAGAAACCGATCAAGAGAAGGCGTACACATTCAAAGAGCTCTACGAAGAAGTGAATCGTATGGCTGCTATTTATAAAGCCAATGGCATTAAAAAAGGTGATCGTGTACTGATTTATATGCCGATGATTGCCCAAGCCTGCTTCGCAATGTTGGCTTGTGCCCGTATTGGGGCGATTCACTCTGTAGTATTTGGTGGCTTTGCTTCCCATAGCCTTGCTTCTCGCATTGATGATGCAAAACCAAAAATGGTGGTGACTTCTGAAGCAGGTATGCGTGGTGGTAAAGCCGTGCCTTATAAGCCATTATTGGATGAGGCAATTACTCTCGCCAGCTACAAACCAGAAAAAGTATTGATCGTAAATCGTGGGCTGTCTGAGTTCACTACTGTGGCTGGAAGAGACTTGGACTATGCGTCTGAGCGTCAACAACACCTCAACGATATTGTTCCAATTGAATGGGTAGATGCAACGCATCCTTCCTACATTCTGTATACCTCAGGAACGACCGGTAAACCTAAGGGTGTTCAACGTGACACCGGTGGTTATGCAGTGGCATTGATGTCCACCATGAACCATATTTTCTGTGGCAAAGCTGGTGAAACGATGTTCACCACCTCAGACATTGGTTGGGTAGTGGGGCATAGCTACATTATTTATGGCCCATTGCTCAATGGCATGGCAACCATCATGTATGAAGGCACGCCATTACGTCCTGATGCTGGCATTTGGTGGGAGTTGGTTGCCAGATACAAAGTATCGGTGATGTTCTCTGCACCTACTGCGGTGCGTGTTCTCAAAAAACAAGATCCTGCATTCTTAACCAAGCATGATCTTTCCACATTACGTGCTTTATTCTTGGCTGGTGAGCCACTCGATGAACCAACAGCAAGTTGGATTCATGATGCGATTAAAAAACCAATTGTCGATAATTACTGGCAGACTGAAACTGGTTGGCCAATGTTGGCTATTCAACGTGGCGTAGAAGTGATGCCCCATAAGTTCGGTTCACCAGGCGTGCCATCCTTCGGTTACAACATGAAACTTCTAGATGATGCTAGCTCCGCCGAGTTAGGCCCTGATCAAAAGGGTGTCATCGCGATTGAAGGTCCGCTACCTCCAGGTTGTATGCAAACTGTTTGGGGAGATGACAAACGTTTCGTGAGCACCTATTGGGAAACGATTCCTGGGAAGTTAATTTATTCCACCTTCGACTGGGGTATTAAAGATAAAGATGGTTACTTCTTTATCTTGGGTCGTACTGATGATGTGATTAACGTTGCTGGCCACCGTCTTGGTACACGGGAAATTGAAGAAAGCATCTCTAGTCATCCCAATATTTCTGAAGTTGCGGTGGTTGGTATTGAAGACAAGCTAAAAGGTCAGGCAGCCATTGCCTTTGTGATTCCTAAAGATTCATCCAAAGCGGAGAATTTAGAAAAAGAGTGCATGAAGACGGTAGATAGCCAGCTAGGAGCGATTGCTCGTCCTGGTCGTGTTTATGTCGTGACCGCATTACCGAAAACCCGTTCTGGTAAGATCGTGCGCCGCGCATTGCAAGCGGTTGCTGAAGGGCGCGATCCGGGTGATATCAGCACTATGGAAGACCAGACTGTGTTGGCTCAGATTAAGACCATTATTGAGCAAGGTGCAGCAGCTTAAACTTCAGCAGCAAAAAACACTTTTGTGAATCTCCCCAGATTTCGGATTTGGGGAGGAGCAGCCTCTAAAGCCCATTAGGCTGGGGATTCAAGGGTTTATGGACCAAAACTGGTATGATTGTAAGGTTCGAAACTTATTAAATACCCTAGCGCTTAAAGACACTCACCTCCCGCATAAATAAGCCTCGGGTTAGTCTTTTTAGGGGTTTTGAGCGTCGGATGGAGCAGGGACTGGAGATGGTTTGTCACCCTTGCTTCCCTCTTTTCCTCCCGCCGTGTTGGCTCTAGCCGATGGCACTATATTCCCCGGTTTTAGTATTGGCGCTCCTGGCGAAACTACCGGTGAAGTTGTTTTCAATACCGCCTTAACGGGTTATCAAGAGATCATTACCGATCCAAGTTATTCACGCCAAATCGTGACCTTGACCTACCCTCATATTGGGAATGTCGGCGTAAATCCACAAGATGCTGAATCAGATCAAATTCATGCTGCTGGTCTCGTGATTAAAGATCTACCAAAACGGGTTTCTAATTTCCGCTCTGAGGGGAGTTTAGATAACTACCTCACTAAAGCCGGAGTTGTTGGGATCTCTGGAATCGATACCCGTAAACTTACCCGTATCTTGCGTGATCAAGGCGCCCAATCTGGCGCTATTGTGGCGGGTAAGTTGGGCGAGGATTACGAGGTCTTGTCTAAAAAGGCGCTTGAGCTAGCTAAAGCCTTTCCTGGAATGTCTGGACTGGACTTAGCCAAAGTAGTGACAACTCCAAAAGCGTATGAATGGCGTGAAGCTGAGTGGGAATTACATGGTCCTGATGACAAACCAGTTTATAGAACTCTGGATAAAACCAAACCCACCAAAAAAGTGGTTGCTTATGACTTTGGCGTGAAGCGCAATATTTTGCGCATGCTCACTGAACGTGGATGCGAGTTGACAGTGGTACCTGCACAAACTTCTGCTGCTGAAGTTTTAGCAATGAATCCCGACGGCGTATTTTTCTCAAACGGTCCTGGAGATCCTGGTCCTTGTGATTACGCAATCGCTGCTGCAAAAGAAATCATTGAAAAAGGCGTACCCACTTTTGGTATCTGCTTAGGCCATCAAATCATGGGCTTGGCAGCAGGCGCTAAAACCCTGAAGATGAAGTTCGGTCATCATGGTGCAAATCATCCAGTGAAGGATTTGGATACTGGCCGTGTTGCTATTACTTCTCAGAATCATGGCTTTGCTGTGGATGCCAATACCTTGCCAGACAATATTCGCGTGACACACGTTTCCTTATTTGATGGATCGTTGCAAGGTTTGGCTTGGAAAGATAAGCCAGCGCTTTGTTTCCAGGGTCACCCTGAAGCATCACCTGGACCGCATGACATCGCCTATTTATTTGATCGATTTGTGGAGCTTATGAATGCTGCCAGCAAGAAGGAGGGCAAATAATGCCTAAGCGTAGCGACATTCAGAGCATCTTGATTATTGGTGCTGGTCCGATTGTGATCGGACAGGCGTGTGAATTTGACTACTCCGGTGCACAAGCTTGTAAAGCACTACGAGATGAAGGTTACAAAGTCATTCTAGTAAACAGTAATCCTGCAACTATCATGACCGACCCTGAGATGGCTGATGTAACTTATATTGAGCCAATCACTTGGGAGGTAGTAGAGCGCATCATTGCAACCGAAAAACCAGATGCCATCTTGCCAACCATGGGCGGTCAAACTGCTTTGAACTGCGCATTAGATTTGCATCGCCATGGTGTATTAGAAAAATATGGCTGTGAATTAATTGGTGCTTCACCAGAAGCTATTGATAAAGCAGAAGATCGTCAGAAATTTAAAGATGCAATGACCAAGATTGGTCTTGGCTCTGCAAAATCTGGTATTGCTCACTCCATGGATGAAGCATTAGATGTCCAGCAGCGGATTCAACAGGAAACTGGCAGTTCTGGTTTCCCGGTAGTAATACGTCCTTCTTTCACCATGGGCGGTTCAGGTGGCGGTATTGCATATAACCGTGAAGAGTTCGAAGAGATATGCAAACGTGGCCTTGATTTATCCCCAACTCGTGAACTCTTAATTGAAGAGTCGCTGCTTGGTTGGAAAGAGTTTGAGATGGAAGTGGTGCGTGACCGTAACGATAACTGCATCATTGTTTGCTCAATTGAAAACTTAGATCCAATGGGTGTCCACACGGGTGACTCCATTACTGTTGCGCCCGCCCAAACATTGACCGATAAAGAATATCAAATCATGCGCAATGCATCGATTGCGGTTCTCCGTGAAATCGGTGTGGATACTGGTGGCTCAAACGTTCAGTTCTCGATCAATCCAGTGGATGGACGCATGATCGTGATTGAGATGAACCCTCGAGTTTCCCGTTCATCAGCTTTAGCTTCCAAAGCCACTGGCTTCCCGATTGCCAAGATCGCTGCCAAATTAGCAGTGGGTTACACACTGGATGAGCTGAAGAACGACATTACTGGTGGCGCTACTCCAGCATCATTCGAGCCATCGATTGACTACGTAGTCACCAAGATTCCCCGTTTTGCGTTTGAAAAATTCCCGCAGGCCGATTCCCGTTTGACAACCCAAATGAAGTCGGTTGGAGAAGTAATGGCTATTGGCCGCACTTTCCAAGAGTCTTTTCAAAAAGCCTTACGTGGCTTAGAGGTTGGTGTGGATGGTTTAGATGAGTTTTCGACAGATCTAGATGACATCATCAATGAAATCAATGAGCCCGGACCTGACCGTATTTGGTACCTTGCTGATGCCTTCCGCATGGGCATGGGTTTAGATGAAATCTATAACGAAACCAAAGTAGACCCTTGGTTCTTAGAACAAATTGAAGAGCTCATTACGATTGAGACTGAACTAAGGCAACGCAAGATTGATAGTCTCTCAGCTGCAGAACTGCGTTTTGTAAAACAAAAAGGCTTCTCTGATCGTCGCTTGGCAAAGTTACTGGGAGTTGATGCGTCTTCCGTGCGCGCTGCACGTCATCGCTTAAAAGTAGTACCAGTCTATAAGCGGGTAGATACCTGTGCCGCTGAGTTCTCAACCAATACAGCGTATATGTATTCGACATATGAGGCTGAGCATGGTGAATGCGAATCTCGTCCCACAAGTAAAGAGAAAATTATGGTCTTGGGCGGCGGCCCTAACCGTATTGGTCAAGGTATCGAATTTGACTATTGCTGTGTGCACGCTGCCTTAGCGATGCGGGATGATGGTTATGAAACCATTATGGTCAACTGCAATCCAGAAACTGTTTCTACTGACTACGATACTTCGGACCGCTTGTATTTTGAGCCCCTCACGCTTGAAGACGTATTAGAAATTGTTGCGAAAGAAAAACCCAAAGGGGTGATCGTACAATACGGTGGCCAAACGCCTCTGAAACTCGCCCTGGACCTAGAGCGCAATGGTGTACCGATTATTGGCACATCGCCCGACATGATTGACGCAGCAGAAGATCGCGAGCGCTTCCAAAAGCTCTTGCAAGACCTAGGTTTGCGTCAGCCGCCTAACCGGACTGCACGGGCTGAAGATGAGGCATTGAAACTTGCCGAAGAAATCGGCTATCCCTTGGTAGTGCGTCCCTCCTATGTATTAGGCGGTCGCGCCATGGAAATCGTTCACGATGGTCGTGATCTTGAGCGATACATGCGTGAAGCAGTCAAAGTCTCTCATGACTCTCCAGTTTTACTTGATCGCTTCCTCAATGATGCAATAGAGTGCGATGTGGATTGCATCAGCGATGGTCAGAAGGTTTTTATTGGTGGCGTGATGGAGCACATTGAGCAGGCCGGTGTTCACTCAGGTGACTCAGCATGTTCATTACCTCCTTACTCACTATCCGATGAAACAGTTCAAGAGATCAAGCGTCAAACTGCAGCGATGGCTAAAGGTCTCAATGTTATTGGTCTCATGAATGTTCAGTTTGCGATTCAGAACGTAGATGGTAAAGATGTGATTTACGTTTTGGAAGTAAACCCACGGGCATCTCGCACCGTACCGTTTGTCTCTAAGGCAACGGGTTTACAGCTAGCGAAGATTGCTGCTCGTTGCATGGTGGGTCAATCTTTGGAGCAGCAAGGTATCAAGTCTGAAGTAAAGCCTCCATACTTCTCGGTCAAAGAGGCAGTATTTCCATTTAACAAGTTCCCGGGCATTGATCCTATTCTGGGACCGGAAATGCGTTCGACTGGTGAAGTGATGGGTGTGGGTAAAACCTTTGGTGAAGCACTCTTCAAATCTCAATTGGGTGCTGGCATTAAATTGCCGAAGAGCGGTACTGTGCTCCTGACAGTGAAAGATAGTGATAAGCCCAAGGCAGTTGAGGTGGCTAAGTTATTGCACCAGCTCGGTTTCCCAATGGTGGCTACCAAAGGAACGGCTGCTGCCATTGAGGCTGCTGGTTTTCCAGTACGTGTCGTAAATAAAGTCAAAGACGGTCGTCCTCATATTGTGGATTTCATTAAAAATGGTGAAATCTCCTTGGTGTTTACTACGGTGGATGAGACCCGGACTGCCATTGCTGACTCTAGGTCTATTCGAACTAGTGCTCAAGCAAATGGCGTGACCTACTACACCACCATTAGTGCAGCTCGTGCAGTTATGGATGGATTGCTGGCATCCCAAAACGGCAGCAAAGAGTCCCTCGAGGTGTATTCTTTACAAAACTTACACCGGACGCTCATTTAATCTAAAATCCAATTTATAGGCGCGTTTTGCGCCTGTTTTTAGGTTAGGTTAGTAGCATGAGCACAATTCCCATTACTAAGCGTGGTGCAGAACTCCTGAAAGAGGAGTTGCACCGCCTCAAGCATGTCGAACGCCCAGCAGTGATTAATGCCATTTCTGAGGCGCGCGCTCAAGGTGATCTATCAGAAAATGCTGAGTACGATGCCGCTAAAGAAAAGCAAGGTTTTATTGAGGGTCGCATTCAAGAACTAGAGGGCAAACTCTCTGCTGCTCAAATTATCGATCCTGCAGCATTAGATGTTTCTGGCCGGGTCGTTTTTGGTGCCACAGTTGATCTTGAGGATCTCGAAGACGGCACAAAGTTCACTTATCAAATCGTAGGTGATGATGAAGCAGATATTGCATCAAACAAAATCTCTATTAGCTCTCCGATTGCCCGTGCCTTAATCAGTAAAGAAGAGGGTGATGTGGTTGCTGTGCAAGCTCCTGGCGGCAATCGCGAAGTTGAGATCTTGTCAGTACGCTATATCTAATTAACATCATGAGCGCTGCTCACTATTTTGGAGCGCAAAGACTTTTTACGCTAATAGCATCATTTTGGGTAGGTAGCCTTCTAACCGTTGGCTATTTAGTGGCACCAGCTATCTTTAGTACTTTGACAGATCGTCATGTTGCCGGAATGGTAGCGGGAGCCATTTTTAGAATTGAAGCGTACTTGAGCATTACCATTTCCATTGCATTATTGGTACTGGCCAATCTCTTGGTTAGACGTGGCCTGAATGCTTATCGCTTGGCTCGTTGGCTTTTGCTAGCAATGTTGCTGTGTTCTTTGCTGGGTGTGCTGGTCTTGATGCCTTGGATGAATACTCTTCGCGATCAAGCTTTAATGCAAGGTATGCCGGTAATGCTTTCGCCCTCTGCCGAACTCTTTGGCAAACTCCATGGAGCCTCTAGTGCGTTGTACTTAATACAGAGCGCGCTTGGCATCTATTTAGTCTGGCGCTTAATCGGTTCATATACCAAGCAGCATTAGATTGCTAATAAAAAACGCCGACTAGCGGCGCTCTTTAAGAAAAAATTAAGCTCTAGGAGCCAAGAGATTTTTTCTTATTGCTACTCATGCGAACCTTGCGTCTCTTAATCGGGGCAGGTGCTGCAGCTGCCTTGCGATAGCCAGGTGAAGACCAGCCAATCTTAGACTCAGCAGCTTCTGAGCGAAGAGCGCGCTTCTTAGGTGTTGAAGATTTGACGGCCGCCGCACGTTCAAATGGCGATTTATTAGACGCAGAACGACGATCTGATCTTTCAGAGCTGCTGGTGCGAACACCCGATTTTGCTGGTGCACGATTAGGTTGACGTTTGGTGCGGGGTGCTTGCAAAGTTTTTTTAGTTTGTTTGCTGGATCGACCTAAATTGGCATAAGCCTCATCAACGATATCTTTTGGTTTCCAAAGCACCAGTAATTTGCCAATGTGCTGCACTGGTGCGGCATCTAATTGCTCGCATAGCTCTTCATAGATTGCGATGCGAGCTTCACGATCATCACCAAATACGCGGACCTTAATTAAGCCATGATGATTGATGGCTAGCTTTGCTTCCTTAATGACTGCTGGGGTAAGGCCGTCCCCGCCAATCATCACCACAGGACTTAAATCGTGTGCATCAGCTTTGAGGGATTTGCGTTGGGCAGGGGTAATAGTCAGTGCTGTCATGGACTTGATGATAGAGCATTGATTGGTAAAAGCGCCTATTTAGACTGGATTTGCTTGGTTTTCAGTCGATTCCTTTTGCTTTAGGGGGCAGAAACTAGGAAAATGTAGGGCGAAAGTGGGTAAGTTGTGGCGAAGAATAAATTTAATAAAAGTTGGTTGCAGGATCATCTGACTGATCCTTATGTGAAGATGGCTCAAAAAGAGGGCTATCGCGCAAGAGCGGTTTATAAGCTCAGTGAAATCGATGAGCAAGATCACCTGATTAAGGCAGGGATGACGATTGTTGACTTGGGTAGCGCCCCTGGCAGCTGGTCTCAATATGCCCGTAACCGTTTGACTGAATTGGGCAAAAGTAATCCTAAGATTGAGTCAGGTAAACCCGATGGCCAAATTATTGCGATTGATATCTTGCCAATGGAAGATATTGCTGATGTGAGCTTTATCCAGGGCGATTTTCGTGAGGAAGAGGGTCTAGCAGCGCTAGAAGCTTTATTGCCAAAAAATGCAGAAGGCAAGGTTGATCTTGTTCTCTCGGATATGGCCCCCAATCTTTCGGGGGTCGGCGTGGCTGATGCTGCCCGCATGGCCTTTTTGGCAGAGATAGCACTCGACTTTGCAGTTGATCACCTTAAGCCTG contains the following coding sequences:
- the carB gene encoding carbamoyl-phosphate synthase large subunit — its product is MPKRSDIQSILIIGAGPIVIGQACEFDYSGAQACKALRDEGYKVILVNSNPATIMTDPEMADVTYIEPITWEVVERIIATEKPDAILPTMGGQTALNCALDLHRHGVLEKYGCELIGASPEAIDKAEDRQKFKDAMTKIGLGSAKSGIAHSMDEALDVQQRIQQETGSSGFPVVIRPSFTMGGSGGGIAYNREEFEEICKRGLDLSPTRELLIEESLLGWKEFEMEVVRDRNDNCIIVCSIENLDPMGVHTGDSITVAPAQTLTDKEYQIMRNASIAVLREIGVDTGGSNVQFSINPVDGRMIVIEMNPRVSRSSALASKATGFPIAKIAAKLAVGYTLDELKNDITGGATPASFEPSIDYVVTKIPRFAFEKFPQADSRLTTQMKSVGEVMAIGRTFQESFQKALRGLEVGVDGLDEFSTDLDDIINEINEPGPDRIWYLADAFRMGMGLDEIYNETKVDPWFLEQIEELITIETELRQRKIDSLSAAELRFVKQKGFSDRRLAKLLGVDASSVRAARHRLKVVPVYKRVDTCAAEFSTNTAYMYSTYEAEHGECESRPTSKEKIMVLGGGPNRIGQGIEFDYCCVHAALAMRDDGYETIMVNCNPETVSTDYDTSDRLYFEPLTLEDVLEIVAKEKPKGVIVQYGGQTPLKLALDLERNGVPIIGTSPDMIDAAEDRERFQKLLQDLGLRQPPNRTARAEDEALKLAEEIGYPLVVRPSYVLGGRAMEIVHDGRDLERYMREAVKVSHDSPVLLDRFLNDAIECDVDCISDGQKVFIGGVMEHIEQAGVHSGDSACSLPPYSLSDETVQEIKRQTAAMAKGLNVIGLMNVQFAIQNVDGKDVIYVLEVNPRASRTVPFVSKATGLQLAKIAARCMVGQSLEQQGIKSEVKPPYFSVKEAVFPFNKFPGIDPILGPEMRSTGEVMGVGKTFGEALFKSQLGAGIKLPKSGTVLLTVKDSDKPKAVEVAKLLHQLGFPMVATKGTAAAIEAAGFPVRVVNKVKDGRPHIVDFIKNGEISLVFTTVDETRTAIADSRSIRTSAQANGVTYYTTISAARAVMDGLLASQNGSKESLEVYSLQNLHRTLI
- the greA gene encoding transcription elongation factor GreA is translated as MSTIPITKRGAELLKEELHRLKHVERPAVINAISEARAQGDLSENAEYDAAKEKQGFIEGRIQELEGKLSAAQIIDPAALDVSGRVVFGATVDLEDLEDGTKFTYQIVGDDEADIASNKISISSPIARALISKEEGDVVAVQAPGGNREVEILSVRYI
- the carA gene encoding glutamine-hydrolyzing carbamoyl-phosphate synthase small subunit translates to MLPSFPPAVLALADGTIFPGFSIGAPGETTGEVVFNTALTGYQEIITDPSYSRQIVTLTYPHIGNVGVNPQDAESDQIHAAGLVIKDLPKRVSNFRSEGSLDNYLTKAGVVGISGIDTRKLTRILRDQGAQSGAIVAGKLGEDYEVLSKKALELAKAFPGMSGLDLAKVVTTPKAYEWREAEWELHGPDDKPVYRTLDKTKPTKKVVAYDFGVKRNILRMLTERGCELTVVPAQTSAAEVLAMNPDGVFFSNGPGDPGPCDYAIAAAKEIIEKGVPTFGICLGHQIMGLAAGAKTLKMKFGHHGANHPVKDLDTGRVAITSQNHGFAVDANTLPDNIRVTHVSLFDGSLQGLAWKDKPALCFQGHPEASPGPHDIAYLFDRFVELMNAASKKEGK
- a CDS encoding DUF4149 domain-containing protein, which produces MSAAHYFGAQRLFTLIASFWVGSLLTVGYLVAPAIFSTLTDRHVAGMVAGAIFRIEAYLSITISIALLVLANLLVRRGLNAYRLARWLLLAMLLCSLLGVLVLMPWMNTLRDQALMQGMPVMLSPSAELFGKLHGASSALYLIQSALGIYLVWRLIGSYTKQH
- a CDS encoding YhbY family RNA-binding protein, translating into MTALTITPAQRKSLKADAHDLSPVVMIGGDGLTPAVIKEAKLAINHHGLIKVRVFGDDREARIAIYEELCEQLDAAPVQHIGKLLVLWKPKDIVDEAYANLGRSSKQTKKTLQAPRTKRQPNRAPAKSGVRTSSSERSDRRSASNKSPFERAAAVKSSTPKKRALRSEAAESKIGWSSPGYRKAAAAPAPIKRRKVRMSSNKKKSLGS
- a CDS encoding RlmE family RNA methyltransferase, encoding MAKNKFNKSWLQDHLTDPYVKMAQKEGYRARAVYKLSEIDEQDHLIKAGMTIVDLGSAPGSWSQYARNRLTELGKSNPKIESGKPDGQIIAIDILPMEDIADVSFIQGDFREEEGLAALEALLPKNAEGKVDLVLSDMAPNLSGVGVADAARMAFLAEIALDFAVDHLKPEGALLIKCFNGSGYSQIVESFKKVFKTVASRKPKASRAKSSEIFLLGRNLKSPK